In Lineus longissimus chromosome 7, tnLinLong1.2, whole genome shotgun sequence, a genomic segment contains:
- the LOC135491480 gene encoding mesencephalic astrocyte-derived neurotrophic factor homolog — translation MNWSGYLKWWSCTALLVCVMFTQVYGLKPKTEENCEVCVKFVTKFMAGLPDDEKYNQEKIEKRLIETCKTKKGKDERFCYTIGAAETSATRMLNELTRPASLGMPAGKICAKINDKMDSVCDLKYEKQIDLASVNFRKLKVKDLKRILSDWDESCKGCTEKTDYINRIKELMPKHDPEAAEKLRQREEL, via the exons ATGAACTGGTCAGGATATCTGAAGTGGTGGTCATGTACCGCCCTGCTTGTCTGTGTCATGTTCACGCAAGTGTACGGCTTGAAACCAAAGACGGAGGAGAACTGTGAAG TATGTGTGAAGTTTGTTACCAAATTTATGGCTGGCCTTCCTGATGATGAGAAGTATAACCAAGAAAAGATTGAAAAAAGACTTATCGAAACGTGCAAGACAaagaaaggaaaagatgaaCGATTT tgttATACTATTGGTGCTGCAGAGACCTCTGCCACTAGGATGTTGAATGAATTAACTCGGCCTGCCAGTCTAGGAATGCCTGCTGGAAAGATTTGTGCAAAAATTAATGACAAAATGGATAGCGTCTGTGACTTGAAATATG AAAAACAGATCGATTTGGCATCGGTTAACTTCaggaaattgaaagtgaaagactTGAAGCGCATCTTATCTGACTGGGATGAAAGCTGCAAAGGATGCACAGAGAAGACCGACTACATTAACAGGATCAAGGAACTTATGCCAAAACATGATCCAGAGGCTGCAGAGAAATTACGCCAGAGGGAGGAATTATAA